One region of Triticum aestivum cultivar Chinese Spring chromosome 6B, IWGSC CS RefSeq v2.1, whole genome shotgun sequence genomic DNA includes:
- the LOC123133953 gene encoding uncharacterized protein — protein MASQACSLPIHTAPSPNAKPLDDDDLRLRRRRRRCRCICALVTLVVLLLLGVTLLVLFLTVLRVRDPSTRVLSARFVGPVPSLAQPNFTVQLTAAVHNPNRVTFSYASATAELWYRGTHVGDAQVDPGRIPGRGDETVQLDMTVLTASFTKDMAQLIKDIEAGTLPLDANARIQGRVAIFGVFKLSVVAYSDCHVVVGFPSMDIRSQECHDHAKL, from the coding sequence ATGGCCTCCCAGGCGTGCAGCCTCCCGATCcacaccgcgccctcccccaacgccAAGCCCCTGGACGACGACGACCTCCGCCTGCGCAGACGCCGTCGCCGCTGCCGTTGCATCTGCGCCCTGGTCACCCTCGTCGTGCTCCTGCTGCTGGGCGTGACCCTCCTGGTCCTCTTCCTCACCGTGCTCCGCGTGCGCGACCCCAGCACGCGCGTGCTCTCCGCCCGCTTCGTCGGCCCCGTCCCCAGCCTCGCCCAGCCCAACTTCACCGTGCAGCTCACCGCGGCCGTGCACAACCCCAACAGGGTCACCTTCTCCtacgcctccgccaccgccgagcTCTGGTACCGGGGCACCCACGTCGGGGACGCCCAGGTCGACCCCGGCCGCATCCCTGGCAGGGGGGACGAGACCGTGCAGCTGGACATGACGGTGCTCACCGCCAGCTTCACCAAGGACATGGCGCAGCTGATCAAGGACATCGAGGCCGGGACGCTGCCGCTGGACGCGAACGCGAGGATCCAGGGGAGGGTGGCCATCTTCGGCGTGTTCAAGCTCAGCGTGGTGGCCTACTCCGACTGCCACGTCGTCGTCGGATTCCCGAGCATGGACATCCGAAGCCAGGAGTGCCACGACCACGCTAAGCTCTGA